In Streptomyces sp. Li-HN-5-11, the sequence CGTCGCGCAACCAGCATCCGCTGCATGGGTATTGCTGCTCTGCTCAGAGCTGCCGGCGTCGGCGTCGGTGACGAGGTCGTCGTCCCGGCGTTCGGCAACGTGGAGGTCGCCGAGGCCGTGGTGCAGGTCGGCGCGCTGCCGACGTTCGCCGACATAGACCCGGTGACGTACTGCCTGGACCCGTCCGCGGTCGAGGCCGCGGTGACTCCGAGGACGGCGGGCGTCGTTGTCGTCCACCGCTTCGGCCGTTCCGCCGACATCGAACGGCTGCATGAGTTCGGGCAGCGGCGCGGGCTGCTGGTGCTGCAGCAGGGCGAGTCGGAGGCCCCGTACGACGAGACGGCGCAGCGCAGGGAGCGCGCCGCCTACCTGGACGCCAAGTTGCGGGGTGTGCGGACGCCCGACGGCGGCGACGGCCACACCTACCAGCAGTACGTGGTGCGTGTGCCCGGCAACGGAAGGCCGGACCGGGACGCCTTCGCACGCGCCATTCGGGCCAGGGGCGTTGAGTGCAGGGTGCCGGTGAAGACGCCCGTGCACCGGTTGCCCGAGTTCCGGCGGTGCGTCTCGCTTCCGGAGACGGAACGGGCTGCCGGGGAGACGCTCGCGCTGCCGGTGGACGCCTCGTTGACGCGGCGGGAGATGCAGCGGATCGTCTCGGCGTGCAACGCGCTCGGCGGGCCGATCGTGGTTGGGAGCACGGCCGCGTTCGGGGTATGATCTATTCCGTTGCCGCGAGGAAACCTCGACAGCGACCGGCCCCTATAGCTCAGTCGGCAGAGCGTCTCCATGG encodes:
- a CDS encoding DegT/DnrJ/EryC1/StrS family aminotransferase — translated: MGIAALLRAAGVGVGDEVVVPAFGNVEVAEAVVQVGALPTFADIDPVTYCLDPSAVEAAVTPRTAGVVVVHRFGRSADIERLHEFGQRRGLLVLQQGESEAPYDETAQRRERAAYLDAKLRGVRTPDGGDGHTYQQYVVRVPGNGRPDRDAFARAIRARGVECRVPVKTPVHRLPEFRRCVSLPETERAAGETLALPVDASLTRREMQRIVSACNALGGPIVVGSTAAFGV